The following proteins are encoded in a genomic region of Hirundo rustica isolate bHirRus1 chromosome 3, bHirRus1.pri.v3, whole genome shotgun sequence:
- the TMEM17 gene encoding transmembrane protein 17 isoform X2 — MLVSNPLKPTANYWTSGFQKLSFAHAYLDCEILSSLPLQMSLYFNVYFFPLWWLVTVAILYMKYPVLSDYYKFILVTIMILVSLTELIRLYLGYVGNLLEKVPELAGFWLLTLLPQLPVILFLLFNEGLKIHSLERAVHIIFASFLSFQVVAAFFTLRRMVNTLASRFRLTEFHRLEEQRPAPGARSSQGC; from the exons ATGTTAGTATCCAATCCTCTGAAACCAACTGCAAATTATTGGACGTCAGGATTTCAAAAATTAAGTTTTGCACATGCATATCTTG ATTGTGAAATCCTTTCCAGTTTGCCACTGCAGATGTCCCTGTATTTCAATGTTTATTTCTTCCCGTTGTGGTGGCTCGTCACAGTCGCCATCCTCTACATGAAG TATCCAGTCTTATCAGATTATTACAAGTTCATCCTGGTCACCATCATGATCCTGGTCTCTCTGACAGAGCTCATTCGACTCTACCTGGGATATGTGGGCAATCTCCTGGAGAAA GTGCCTGAGCTGGCTGGGTTTTGGCTCCTGACTCTCCTCCCGCAGCTGCCTGTGATTCTCTTCCTGCTGTTCAACGAAGGTCTGAAAATCCACTCCCTGGAGCGAGCCGTCCACATCATCTTcgcctccttcctctccttccaagTGGTGGCTGCCTTTTTCACCCTGAGGAGGATGGTGAACACCCTGGCCTCTCGCTTCCGCCTGACGGAGTTCCACCGCCTGGAGGAGCAGCGCCCCGCGCCCGGCGCtcgcagctcccagggctgctaG
- the TMEM17 gene encoding transmembrane protein 17 isoform X1, producing the protein MARAEGPPTLPEPLRRRLVSFSSSVFSDGARSALGDVPRAPPGFPGYRADCEILSSLPLQMSLYFNVYFFPLWWLVTVAILYMKYPVLSDYYKFILVTIMILVSLTELIRLYLGYVGNLLEKVPELAGFWLLTLLPQLPVILFLLFNEGLKIHSLERAVHIIFASFLSFQVVAAFFTLRRMVNTLASRFRLTEFHRLEEQRPAPGARSSQGC; encoded by the exons ATGGCCCGGGCTGAGGGGCCGCCGACGCTGCCCGAGCCGCTGAGGCGGCGGCTGgtgtccttcagcagctccgTGTTCAGCGACGGCGCCCGCAGCGCTCTCGGCGATgtcccccgcgccccgccgggcTTCCCGGGCTACCGCGCAG ATTGTGAAATCCTTTCCAGTTTGCCACTGCAGATGTCCCTGTATTTCAATGTTTATTTCTTCCCGTTGTGGTGGCTCGTCACAGTCGCCATCCTCTACATGAAG TATCCAGTCTTATCAGATTATTACAAGTTCATCCTGGTCACCATCATGATCCTGGTCTCTCTGACAGAGCTCATTCGACTCTACCTGGGATATGTGGGCAATCTCCTGGAGAAA GTGCCTGAGCTGGCTGGGTTTTGGCTCCTGACTCTCCTCCCGCAGCTGCCTGTGATTCTCTTCCTGCTGTTCAACGAAGGTCTGAAAATCCACTCCCTGGAGCGAGCCGTCCACATCATCTTcgcctccttcctctccttccaagTGGTGGCTGCCTTTTTCACCCTGAGGAGGATGGTGAACACCCTGGCCTCTCGCTTCCGCCTGACGGAGTTCCACCGCCTGGAGGAGCAGCGCCCCGCGCCCGGCGCtcgcagctcccagggctgctaG